A stretch of Sulfurimonas autotrophica DSM 16294 DNA encodes these proteins:
- a CDS encoding nitrate- and nitrite sensing domain-containing protein: MRLILLTLFILINLEAKSLFSNNNQADNSIYVGALKDLIIATQKTRGLTNSYLNGNTVAMLLVYTSRDNMKKAIGVMESLPLAADPVINKRATSISQSLIKLNNKAFSLKPSVTFSKYTEEIEQALMLAQTVNKRTSKDLNPFGKEASEIMMQTMLPMSEYVGQLRGFGAGLAAKGSANKQELEKIYVLAQKVNNLNSQLDKQMQELQNKYPNKLPSILTTSISSLNNQAKDYSKYALDRFKNNPKSIDADGYFDRGTQLISSIIKIYDATNQALLEDSKGWL, from the coding sequence ATGCGTTTAATTTTACTCACTCTTTTTATACTTATAAACTTGGAGGCTAAATCTTTATTTAGCAATAATAATCAAGCAGACAATAGCATTTATGTCGGTGCCTTAAAAGATTTAATAATTGCAACACAAAAGACCAGAGGTTTAACGAACTCTTACCTTAATGGAAATACAGTAGCGATGCTTCTTGTTTATACAAGCAGAGATAATATGAAAAAAGCTATTGGTGTGATGGAGTCACTGCCATTGGCGGCTGATCCTGTTATAAACAAAAGAGCTACTTCTATATCCCAATCATTAATTAAACTCAACAATAAAGCTTTTTCACTAAAACCATCTGTTACATTCTCAAAATATACAGAGGAGATTGAACAAGCCTTGATGCTTGCACAAACCGTAAATAAAAGGACTTCTAAAGATTTAAATCCTTTTGGAAAAGAAGCCTCTGAAATAATGATGCAAACAATGCTGCCAATGAGTGAATATGTAGGTCAATTACGTGGTTTCGGTGCCGGATTAGCTGCTAAAGGTTCTGCAAACAAACAAGAGTTGGAAAAAATTTATGTTTTAGCTCAAAAAGTTAATAATTTAAATTCACAACTTGACAAACAAATGCAAGAACTGCAAAACAAATATCCTAACAAACTCCCATCAATTTTGACTACTTCGATATCCTCCCTCAATAATCAGGCGAAAGACTATTCCAAATATGCCTTAGACAGATTCAAAAACAACCCTAAATCAATAGATGCAGACGGATATTTCGATAGAGGGACGCAACTTATTTCTTCTATTATAAAAATATATGATGCAACAAATCAAGCCTTACTGGAAGATTCTAAAGGGTGGTTATAA
- the hpf gene encoding ribosome hibernation-promoting factor, HPF/YfiA family → MIVQIRSKDITLRDEKKAHIEQGIEKFKKFSLDITRVNCMLSTEKGGVLVEFEIHVAHTAPIIISEHHQDLDAAIDIGVDRANKALRRLHDKGTDHKGSSIKELEPIDA, encoded by the coding sequence ATGATAGTACAAATTCGTTCAAAAGATATAACATTACGTGATGAGAAAAAGGCACATATAGAACAAGGCATTGAAAAATTTAAAAAGTTTTCTTTGGATATTACAAGAGTAAATTGTATGCTTTCTACTGAAAAAGGTGGCGTATTGGTTGAATTTGAAATTCATGTTGCCCATACCGCACCAATTATAATAAGTGAGCATCACCAGGATTTGGACGCAGCTATTGATATTGGGGTTGATCGTGCAAACAAGGCCCTTCGTCGTCTTCATGATAAAGGGACTGATCATAAAGGTTCCTCCATCAAAGAGTTAGAACCAATAGACGCATAA
- a CDS encoding EAL domain-containing protein, protein MNQYFNNKILYAIPIIFLIVLLFRISYSYHEAKRQVYDFAKKEAKVLNAHEMAHRDYYQNLFTNKTIPLNEKTLPALPAYSSYAISQIFSKNNILNIQIQTVSDRARNPQNAADISELKAIKFFKKNPKEKEYFSDKNSEYYLYASVLRIENKCLTCHASKNKAPLFIQKRYSKAYDYKLNELRGIMSIKIPKNKINSYFMSHFFYSIIYDFLLFIVLFVILYNIVKKSKKINNFLEYQIHLKTDELKQTLITDNLTKLPNRLKLIDYIKNLYNASSVHLALINIDGFKDINDFYGHKTGDKLLKQIASTIVNLCKDKSTSVYKLPSDEYAIFSVADVKASEFINNIRTLINKIQETNYLIDGNSLYITVSCGVASNEHGLITKADMALQVAKENKKSLISYSSSIDTAEQVNKNIQCVTLLKNAIHNDQIQPYFQPIYNVKTKKIEKYEALVRIKTQDGRVIVPNSFLDISIKSKLYPNITKVMIEKSFAFFQNTDYEFSINLSINDILNKRTMDFIMKSLHHYNNPSKVVFEILESDKIGNYDDIKLFIHNVKELGCKIALDDFGSGYSNFSHVLELNVDYLKIDASLVKNITTDENSRKITQTIITFASNIGLKTIAEYVENEEALNILDEMGIDFIQGYFIGKPAAKLV, encoded by the coding sequence ATGAACCAGTATTTTAACAACAAAATCTTATATGCCATTCCCATTATATTCCTTATTGTTTTATTATTTAGAATTTCATACAGTTATCATGAGGCAAAGCGTCAAGTTTATGATTTTGCAAAAAAAGAAGCAAAGGTTTTAAATGCTCATGAGATGGCACACAGAGATTACTATCAAAATTTATTTACAAATAAAACTATACCTTTAAATGAAAAAACTCTTCCTGCCTTACCGGCCTACAGTTCTTATGCCATTTCTCAGATATTTTCAAAAAATAATATCCTGAATATACAAATACAAACTGTTTCAGACAGAGCACGAAATCCTCAAAATGCAGCTGACATAAGTGAACTCAAAGCCATAAAGTTTTTTAAAAAAAATCCAAAAGAAAAAGAGTACTTTAGCGATAAAAACAGTGAGTACTATTTATATGCTTCTGTCTTAAGAATTGAAAATAAATGTTTAACCTGTCACGCTTCAAAAAATAAAGCTCCTCTGTTTATTCAAAAAAGATATTCGAAAGCTTACGATTATAAACTTAATGAACTCAGAGGTATAATGAGCATAAAAATACCAAAAAATAAAATAAACAGTTATTTTATGTCTCACTTTTTTTATTCCATTATATATGATTTTCTTCTTTTTATTGTACTTTTTGTTATTCTCTACAACATTGTAAAAAAATCAAAAAAAATAAACAATTTTTTAGAGTATCAGATTCATCTGAAAACAGATGAGCTCAAACAAACATTAATAACCGACAATCTGACAAAACTGCCAAACAGGTTAAAACTCATTGATTATATAAAAAATTTATATAACGCTTCTTCTGTACACCTTGCTCTTATTAATATTGATGGATTTAAAGATATAAATGATTTTTACGGTCATAAAACCGGGGATAAACTGCTTAAACAAATTGCCTCAACAATTGTTAATCTGTGCAAAGATAAGAGCACTAGTGTCTATAAGTTGCCAAGTGATGAATATGCAATTTTTTCTGTTGCTGATGTTAAGGCAAGTGAGTTTATCAATAATATTCGCACATTAATTAATAAAATCCAAGAAACAAACTATTTGATCGATGGCAACTCTTTGTACATAACCGTTAGCTGTGGAGTGGCATCAAATGAGCATGGCTTAATCACAAAAGCAGATATGGCACTTCAAGTTGCCAAGGAGAATAAAAAAAGTTTAATATCATACAGTAGCTCCATTGACACGGCAGAACAGGTCAATAAAAATATCCAATGTGTGACTCTCTTAAAAAATGCAATACATAATGATCAGATTCAGCCCTATTTTCAACCAATATACAATGTTAAAACTAAAAAAATTGAAAAATACGAGGCATTAGTGCGTATTAAAACGCAAGATGGAAGGGTTATCGTTCCAAATTCTTTTTTAGATATTTCAATTAAATCAAAACTCTATCCAAATATTACAAAAGTGATGATAGAAAAATCTTTTGCATTTTTTCAAAATACAGATTATGAGTTTTCTATAAATTTATCTATAAATGATATTCTAAACAAAAGAACTATGGATTTTATCATGAAAAGTCTACATCATTACAATAATCCAAGTAAAGTTGTATTTGAAATACTTGAAAGTGATAAAATTGGCAATTATGACGACATAAAACTATTCATTCATAACGTTAAAGAACTTGGATGCAAAATTGCCTTAGATGATTTTGGAAGTGGTTATTCAAATTTTTCCCATGTTCTCGAACTGAATGTAGATTATCTTAAAATAGATGCTTCTCTTGTAAAAAATATCACCACAGATGAAAACTCAAGAAAAATAACACAGACAATCATAACGTTTGCCTCGAATATAGGTTTAAAAACAATTGCTGAATATGTTGAAAATGAAGAAGCACTAAATATTTTAGACGAAATGGGCATAGACTTTATTCAAGGCTACTTTATTGGAAAACCTGCTGCCAAGCTAGTGTAG
- a CDS encoding alanine racemase: MAYITLNKNHFFNNLTIIAKLTKAKDKIALVLKDNAYGHGLFEIATLAKEYGITKAVVRSNEEAKEIENLFEYILVLADTPKEASQKIRYTINDIRQIQKFAKNTKVELKVDTGMCRNGIMMDELEEAFILCAQQGLQLEAVFTHHSSADEDNRYFDLQNENFKRVKQDSQVLAKKYSFIPLRFHSFNSAALFRSNDFDEDMARVGIAAYGCLELPSSLHVKNLQPVLSVYAQRLSSRRLQKGECVGYGAAFETAVTCNVSNYDFGYGDGFLRSCSHHYITPEGIKIAGRISMDNSSFLTNKEKLLIFDDARVIAKFADTISYEILTALKEKIKREVLH; this comes from the coding sequence ATGGCTTACATCACATTAAATAAAAATCATTTTTTTAATAACCTTACCATTATTGCAAAATTAACTAAAGCAAAAGATAAAATAGCGCTGGTTTTAAAAGATAATGCCTATGGACATGGACTTTTTGAGATTGCGACACTGGCAAAAGAGTACGGTATTACAAAGGCTGTCGTACGTTCAAATGAAGAAGCAAAAGAGATAGAAAATTTATTTGAATATATTTTGGTTTTGGCAGATACTCCTAAAGAAGCAAGCCAAAAAATCAGATATACCATTAACGATATACGCCAAATACAAAAGTTTGCAAAAAATACAAAAGTAGAACTTAAAGTTGATACGGGCATGTGCCGCAACGGTATTATGATGGATGAACTTGAAGAGGCTTTTATTTTATGTGCACAGCAGGGTTTACAGCTCGAAGCTGTTTTTACACATCACTCTTCAGCGGATGAAGATAATAGATATTTTGATTTACAAAATGAGAACTTTAAAAGAGTAAAACAAGACTCACAAGTTTTAGCAAAAAAATATAGTTTTATTCCATTGCGGTTTCACTCTTTCAACTCTGCTGCATTGTTTCGCTCAAATGATTTTGATGAAGATATGGCACGCGTAGGCATCGCAGCTTATGGTTGTTTAGAACTTCCAAGCTCTTTACATGTAAAGAACCTGCAACCTGTTTTATCTGTTTATGCACAGCGACTCTCTTCAAGAAGGCTCCAAAAAGGAGAATGCGTAGGCTATGGCGCAGCATTTGAAACAGCGGTTACATGTAATGTGTCTAACTATGATTTTGGTTATGGTGATGGTTTTTTAAGAAGCTGTTCTCATCATTATATTACGCCTGAGGGCATTAAAATAGCCGGTAGGATTTCTATGGATAACAGTTCCTTCCTTACAAATAAAGAGAAATTGCTGATATTTGATGATGCCAGAGTTATAGCGAAGTTTGCAGATACTATCAGTTATGAAATTTTAACAGCACTAAAAGAGAAGATAAAAAGAGAAGTACTACACTAG
- the rsmG gene encoding 16S rRNA (guanine(527)-N(7))-methyltransferase RsmG: protein MDLKTTLASDKIDLPNDFFQKVQKYKEHLFKWNKIHNLTGAKNEQTLNEFIYDAVFPVSFLPKVDSLMDIGTGAGFPGMILAFALPDTKITLVEPLTKRASFLQFIKADLGLENVSVVKKRVEEMEPQMFDLITSRAVTDTKMLLNLSKNFRDEHSKLLFYKGEKVFDEVAADMHMKHKIIETKNRHYLLLGEEL, encoded by the coding sequence TTGGATTTAAAAACAACACTCGCTAGTGATAAGATAGATTTACCAAATGATTTTTTTCAAAAAGTGCAAAAATATAAAGAGCATCTCTTTAAGTGGAATAAAATTCACAACCTCACAGGTGCTAAAAATGAGCAGACTTTAAATGAATTCATTTATGATGCCGTGTTTCCCGTCAGCTTTCTGCCAAAAGTAGACTCTCTTATGGATATTGGAACAGGGGCAGGCTTTCCGGGAATGATATTGGCATTTGCACTGCCTGATACAAAAATCACGCTGGTAGAACCTTTAACAAAACGGGCAAGTTTTTTACAGTTTATAAAAGCTGACTTGGGACTTGAAAATGTAAGCGTAGTGAAAAAAAGAGTTGAAGAGATGGAGCCGCAAATGTTTGACCTTATAACGTCACGCGCTGTCACTGACACAAAAATGCTTTTAAACTTAAGTAAAAACTTTCGAGATGAACATTCAAAACTACTATTTTACAAAGGTGAAAAAGTTTTTGATGAAGTTGCTGCAGATATGCATATGAAACATAAAATTATCGAAACAAAAAACAGACACTATTTACTTCTAGGAGAAGAATTATGA
- the argF gene encoding ornithine carbamoyltransferase, producing MRHFLTLKDYSKEEILEIVNIGLQIKKDLKAGIYKKELQMQTLAMIFEKSSTRTRVSFETGMFQLGGHALFLSNRDIHLGRGEPVKDTARVISSMCDMVMIRTFEHSMIEEFASYSKVPVINGLTDSYHPVQLLADYMTMIEFGMSENAVVAYVGDGNNMTNSWLMLAAKLGFELRIATPKGYEVDEAVLRDALDMAKESGAVIKVMTDPKEAVRDATIVTTDTWASMGQEDEKEQRIKDFKGFMVDGLMMCLADKNAKLLHCLPAYRGQEVSEELLEDNADIVFSEAQNRLHAQKGLMVWLDKQR from the coding sequence GTGAGACATTTTTTAACACTCAAAGATTATAGTAAAGAAGAGATTTTAGAAATTGTAAATATCGGACTACAAATAAAAAAAGATTTAAAAGCCGGGATTTATAAGAAAGAACTGCAAATGCAAACGCTTGCTATGATATTTGAAAAAAGTTCAACAAGAACGCGTGTCAGTTTTGAAACAGGTATGTTCCAACTTGGAGGGCATGCGCTTTTCCTTTCAAATCGAGATATTCATTTAGGACGTGGTGAACCCGTCAAAGATACGGCAAGAGTGATTTCTAGTATGTGTGATATGGTTATGATACGAACGTTCGAGCACTCAATGATAGAAGAGTTTGCATCTTACTCTAAAGTACCTGTTATCAATGGTCTTACTGATTCTTACCATCCGGTACAACTTTTAGCTGATTATATGACGATGATAGAATTCGGAATGTCTGAGAATGCAGTTGTCGCTTATGTTGGTGATGGAAATAATATGACAAATTCTTGGCTTATGCTTGCTGCAAAATTAGGTTTTGAGCTTCGTATTGCAACACCCAAAGGCTATGAAGTCGATGAAGCTGTGCTTCGTGATGCACTTGACATGGCAAAAGAGAGCGGTGCCGTTATAAAAGTGATGACAGACCCAAAAGAAGCAGTGCGCGATGCTACAATAGTGACAACAGATACATGGGCTTCTATGGGTCAAGAAGATGAAAAAGAACAGCGTATTAAAGATTTTAAAGGGTTTATGGTTGATGGGCTGATGATGTGTCTGGCTGATAAAAATGCAAAACTATTACACTGCCTGCCGGCATATCGTGGTCAGGAAGTAAGTGAAGAGTTACTCGAAGATAATGCAGATATCGTATTTTCAGAAGCCCAAAACAGACTGCATGCCCAAAAAGGACTTATGGTCTGGCTTGATAAACAAAGATAA
- a CDS encoding PAS domain-containing protein codes for MKHPEPINNEIKLNPKKYIVSKTDPKGIIEYGNDYFVEISGYSEAELIGKPHSIVRHPDMPKVVFKMMWDRINEAKNIIAVVKNLAKDGSYYWVITEFEPKIDPITNKIISHTAFRKAAPQKAVNTMAPIYEKLLIIEKEGGMEASEKYLRGFFEEKRISYDDFIDELIGNKGLFKIFFTAMKKIFS; via the coding sequence TTGAAACACCCAGAACCAATTAATAATGAGATAAAATTAAATCCAAAAAAATATATAGTTTCAAAAACAGATCCCAAAGGGATTATTGAATACGGTAATGATTATTTTGTAGAAATCTCTGGGTACAGTGAAGCTGAACTCATTGGAAAGCCTCATAGCATTGTACGACATCCCGACATGCCAAAAGTTGTATTTAAAATGATGTGGGATAGAATCAATGAAGCGAAAAATATTATAGCCGTTGTTAAAAACCTTGCTAAAGACGGCAGCTACTATTGGGTCATCACTGAGTTTGAGCCAAAAATAGATCCTATCACAAATAAGATCATTTCACATACCGCTTTTAGAAAAGCTGCTCCGCAAAAAGCAGTAAATACGATGGCACCGATTTATGAAAAATTACTCATCATAGAAAAAGAAGGTGGTATGGAAGCAAGCGAAAAATATCTCCGAGGATTTTTTGAAGAAAAACGAATCAGTTATGATGATTTTATTGATGAACTTATAGGCAATAAAGGCTTATTCAAAATTTTCTTTACAGCTATGAAAAAAATCTTTTCATAA
- a CDS encoding CZB domain-containing protein yields MNKQETINAIEHAREAHIEQMAKVKSLIEGRHVDNLTPVSKMKCEFGQWLYGDKERVKSILGVQFYENLDMIHEAWHIQYAKIHTIFVHEKGEGLFSKIFGIHKINALELEKAKVYYKDLEQATKDLLRVLDASQRRVQALSASKFH; encoded by the coding sequence ATGAACAAACAAGAAACAATAAATGCGATTGAACATGCCCGAGAGGCACATATAGAACAAATGGCTAAAGTAAAGTCTTTGATTGAGGGTAGACATGTTGATAATTTAACACCTGTTTCTAAAATGAAGTGTGAATTTGGCCAGTGGCTCTATGGTGATAAAGAGAGAGTGAAGAGTATTTTAGGGGTTCAATTTTATGAAAATCTAGATATGATACATGAAGCTTGGCATATACAATATGCTAAAATTCATACTATTTTTGTGCATGAAAAGGGTGAGGGACTTTTTTCTAAAATTTTTGGGATACATAAAATTAATGCTTTAGAACTTGAGAAGGCTAAAGTATACTACAAGGATCTTGAACAGGCTACAAAAGACTTACTCAGAGTACTCGATGCAAGCCAAAGAAGAGTTCAGGCCCTCAGTGCATCAAAATTTCATTAA
- the hemB gene encoding porphobilinogen synthase produces the protein MFQRFRRTRLNKHLRALVRETHVSTDDFIYPLFVRSGEDIKTEVASMPGVYQMSIDVAVKECQELKELGIYSIILFGIPDVKDSIGSDALCEHGIIASAVREIKKAHPDMFVVTDLCFCEYTDHGHCGIIDEVHETVDNDATLEISGQQAIVHAKAGADMIAPSGMMDGIIQTVRTSLDNAGYKDLPIMSYSTKFASGYYGPFRDVAESTPSFGDRASYQMDPANRREAIAESISDEAQGADILMVKPALAYLDIVREIKDNTSLPMAVYNVSGEYAMLKFAGMNDLIDYERVVMETMIAFKRAGADIIISYHAKEVAKMLNNNR, from the coding sequence ATGTTTCAAAGATTTCGTAGAACTCGTTTAAATAAACATCTTCGTGCGCTTGTGCGAGAAACACATGTAAGTACAGATGATTTTATCTACCCGCTTTTCGTACGCAGTGGAGAAGATATTAAAACAGAGGTTGCTTCTATGCCCGGTGTATATCAGATGAGCATAGATGTGGCTGTAAAAGAGTGTCAAGAGTTAAAAGAGCTGGGTATTTACTCTATTATTCTATTTGGTATTCCTGATGTAAAAGATTCTATAGGCAGTGATGCTTTATGTGAACACGGCATTATTGCTTCAGCAGTACGTGAAATAAAAAAAGCACACCCGGATATGTTTGTTGTGACGGACTTGTGTTTTTGCGAGTATACTGATCATGGACATTGTGGCATTATCGATGAAGTGCATGAAACGGTTGATAATGATGCAACCCTGGAGATTTCAGGACAGCAGGCAATTGTACATGCAAAAGCAGGAGCTGATATGATAGCTCCTTCTGGGATGATGGACGGTATCATACAAACAGTGCGTACATCACTGGATAATGCAGGGTATAAAGATCTGCCGATTATGTCATACTCTACAAAATTTGCAAGCGGTTACTACGGTCCGTTTCGTGATGTGGCTGAATCGACGCCTAGTTTTGGAGACCGTGCATCGTATCAAATGGACCCGGCAAACCGTCGTGAAGCGATTGCAGAAAGCATTAGTGATGAAGCGCAGGGCGCTGATATTTTAATGGTAAAACCGGCCCTTGCTTATTTGGACATTGTGCGAGAGATAAAAGACAATACAAGCCTGCCGATGGCTGTGTATAACGTGAGCGGTGAGTATGCTATGCTTAAATTTGCAGGGATGAACGATTTAATTGATTATGAACGTGTAGTTATGGAGACGATGATAGCATTTAAGCGTGCGGGTGCTGACATAATCATTTCATATCATGCAAAAGAAGTTGCCAAAATGTTGAACAACAATCGCTAA
- a CDS encoding agmatine deiminase family protein, translating to MKEKKRLIAEFEAQSFTQIIFPHADTDWAEYLDKAQKTFVNIINTIRKYQKCLVIAYDIDEVKAHFKDENNLEFVQYITDDTWARDCSALSLEQNDGTVLLDFIFNGWGNKFDAKKDNAMTHNIAHKYLTCKLKNIDFILEGGAVESNGRGTILTTSVCMLNKNRNPQFNAIQITQKLKAFFHAEHILYLNHGYLAGDDTDSHIDTLARFIDEKTIMYVKCDNINDEHYHELKLMEEELQMTAKEQDLELISLPMCDALYFEAERLPATYANFLFVNGAVLVPLYGVSQDKEALQIFRNTFKNRDVIGIDCSVLVRQHGSLHCVTMNFPANVNI from the coding sequence ATGAAAGAGAAAAAAAGGCTAATCGCCGAATTTGAAGCACAAAGTTTTACACAGATAATCTTTCCCCATGCCGATACAGACTGGGCAGAGTATCTTGATAAAGCCCAAAAAACCTTTGTCAACATCATCAATACCATCAGAAAATATCAAAAATGTCTTGTCATAGCATATGATATAGATGAAGTAAAAGCACATTTTAAAGATGAGAATAATCTTGAATTTGTGCAATATATTACAGATGACACCTGGGCGAGAGATTGTTCTGCTCTTTCTTTAGAGCAAAATGATGGAACTGTTTTGCTGGATTTCATTTTTAACGGCTGGGGCAATAAATTTGATGCGAAAAAAGATAATGCAATGACCCACAATATTGCTCACAAATACCTTACATGTAAACTTAAAAATATCGACTTTATCCTTGAGGGCGGTGCAGTTGAGAGTAATGGCAGAGGCACAATTTTAACGACCTCAGTATGTATGCTGAATAAAAACCGTAATCCTCAGTTCAATGCAATACAAATCACACAAAAATTAAAAGCTTTTTTTCATGCCGAGCATATTTTATATTTAAACCACGGCTATCTGGCAGGTGACGACACCGACTCGCATATAGATACTCTCGCTAGATTTATAGATGAGAAAACTATTATGTATGTAAAATGTGATAACATAAATGATGAACATTATCATGAGCTAAAACTTATGGAAGAAGAGTTGCAAATGACAGCTAAAGAGCAGGATTTAGAGCTTATTTCTCTGCCGATGTGTGATGCACTATATTTTGAAGCAGAAAGACTGCCTGCAACCTATGCCAATTTTCTTTTTGTAAATGGAGCTGTTTTAGTGCCACTTTACGGTGTTTCTCAAGATAAGGAGGCTCTTCAAATTTTTAGAAATACTTTTAAGAACAGAGATGTCATAGGCATAGACTGTTCTGTACTTGTACGCCAGCACGGTTCACTGCACTGTGTGACTATGAATTTTCCTGCTAATGTTAATATTTAA
- the trpS gene encoding tryptophan--tRNA ligase, with the protein MRVLTGIQPSGDLHIGNYFGSIKQMVDAQNNNDTFAFIANYHAQTSVKDGKRLAELTMQSATDFLALGIDAQKSIFWVQSDVKEVLELYWVLSSFTPMGLLERAHSYKDKTAKGIAANHSLFSYPVLMAADILLYQPDIVPVGKDQIQHVEIARDIAIKFNNEYGDIFKLPEYKIEANVATVPGTDGQKMSKSYNNTVNIFGEEKKQLKTIKKIVTEPVPLEEPKEYENCNVYNMAKLFLNENECKELQERYKRGGEGHGHFKLYLHDIIWEYFKPYRQRREYYAAHQDEVRDILKLGAAKAQEVALPMIDNIRSLTGIKY; encoded by the coding sequence ATGAGAGTTTTAACCGGTATTCAGCCCTCAGGTGATTTACATATAGGAAACTATTTTGGCTCAATAAAACAGATGGTCGATGCGCAAAATAATAATGACACTTTTGCTTTTATAGCTAACTACCATGCACAGACAAGCGTTAAAGACGGCAAAAGGCTCGCTGAACTTACAATGCAGTCGGCAACAGATTTTTTAGCACTTGGTATTGATGCGCAAAAATCAATATTTTGGGTGCAGTCTGATGTCAAAGAGGTGCTAGAACTTTACTGGGTACTTTCATCTTTTACACCTATGGGGCTGCTTGAACGTGCTCACAGCTATAAGGACAAAACCGCAAAAGGAATAGCTGCAAACCATTCTCTTTTTTCTTATCCTGTATTAATGGCAGCCGATATTTTGCTCTATCAACCTGATATTGTTCCTGTTGGAAAAGACCAGATTCAACATGTTGAAATAGCAAGAGATATTGCGATAAAATTCAATAATGAATATGGAGATATTTTTAAACTGCCTGAGTATAAAATAGAAGCAAATGTCGCAACAGTTCCCGGAACTGACGGACAAAAAATGTCAAAAAGTTATAACAATACGGTCAATATATTCGGCGAAGAGAAAAAGCAGCTCAAAACGATTAAAAAAATAGTCACGGAACCCGTACCATTAGAAGAACCAAAGGAGTATGAAAACTGTAATGTTTACAATATGGCAAAACTTTTTTTAAATGAAAATGAGTGCAAAGAACTCCAAGAAAGATACAAAAGAGGCGGCGAAGGCCATGGGCACTTTAAACTTTACCTGCATGATATCATTTGGGAATATTTTAAGCCTTATAGACAAAGACGAGAATACTATGCAGCACATCAAGATGAAGTAAGAGATATTCTTAAACTCGGTGCAGCAAAAGCACAAGAAGTAGCACTGCCTATGATAGATAACATTCGAAGTTTGACAGGCATTAAATATTAG
- the ribA gene encoding GTP cyclohydrolase II — translation MNIKISDIANLPSRFGDFKVQAFKQGQKEHLVVCAKELAEVPIVRVHSECLTGDAIGSLKCDCRDQLEYGLKMADETGGMVIYLRQEGRDIGLLNKINAYALQDKGLNTIEANHQLGFAADERTYEAVTFILNHYNIKKIKLLTNNPDKINSISGVEIIERIPIIMQANKHNAGYLDVKRDEMGHLL, via the coding sequence ATGAATATAAAAATTTCTGACATTGCAAATTTACCATCAAGATTTGGCGATTTTAAAGTACAAGCATTCAAACAAGGTCAAAAAGAGCATCTTGTCGTCTGTGCAAAAGAATTAGCCGAGGTACCAATAGTGCGCGTTCACTCCGAGTGTCTTACAGGTGATGCCATCGGCAGTTTAAAATGCGACTGCCGTGACCAGTTGGAGTATGGTCTAAAAATGGCAGATGAAACCGGCGGCATGGTAATCTATCTGAGACAAGAAGGGCGTGATATAGGGCTTTTAAACAAAATAAATGCCTATGCCCTGCAAGATAAAGGACTCAATACAATAGAGGCCAACCATCAGCTTGGTTTTGCTGCGGATGAGAGAACTTATGAAGCTGTTACCTTTATTCTCAATCATTACAATATTAAAAAAATAAAACTACTTACGAACAATCCGGACAAAATAAACTCCATCAGCGGTGTTGAAATAATTGAGCGAATTCCTATAATTATGCAAGCAAATAAACATAATGCCGGCTATCTTGATGTAAAACGTGATGAAATGGGACATCTCTTATAA
- a CDS encoding PP0621 family protein, with product MILKILIIGAVITAVYFLFFKTTPEAKVSKKSAKKESKKLDADEMVECATCGVYAEVEECILSNGKYYCSRECLAKAK from the coding sequence ATGATACTTAAAATACTTATAATCGGTGCAGTAATTACTGCCGTTTACTTTTTGTTTTTTAAAACAACCCCGGAGGCAAAAGTCTCAAAAAAAAGTGCGAAAAAAGAGTCTAAAAAACTCGATGCAGATGAAATGGTAGAGTGTGCAACCTGTGGTGTTTATGCGGAAGTTGAGGAGTGTATTCTCAGTAATGGAAAGTACTATTGTTCTCGTGAATGTCTTGCAAAGGCAAAATAA